Within Chiroxiphia lanceolata isolate bChiLan1 chromosome 24, bChiLan1.pri, whole genome shotgun sequence, the genomic segment AGTCCTGCAGAAGGGGCAAACTGCCTACCAGAGGAAAGGCTCGACCCAGCTCTTCTGCTCCACACTGTGCCTCACTGGATACACCACTCCAGTTTCTCGCCCACCAGCTTCTACCAAGAAAACCTGCTCAAGCTGCTCAAAGTAGGACAATGCCTTAATTTGTTCTAGTCATAATTGATATTCGGGCAGATAATGAAAGCCTTCGGTGCTGGTTTTGTGCCTCTCGCTGCTCCTCTTACACGTCCCTTCAAAAACTGGTGCTGGTGCTGTTCCTTGTTAATTGCTCTGTCTGCTGGCAGTTCCATTTCCTTAATTGGGTGTTacatacacacatttaaaaGCCACTGTGATGGAGAGTGTCTTTTTTTGATTTAAATGAGCCAAATatgaaaaactgcatttcaaaagGTCCTACATTTTCCTGCCACTGGGAAATGTCATTGCACTCTCAAAACCACTAACAAGAGTACATTCTCCAAAAgtattttatgctttatttcttctggaGGAAGATAGATTTGTGAATCcctaaaatgaagcaaaacatgGGTGAATTAATGTATTCAAGGCCGAATATCTCCTTAGattctgagaaaaaattaactttttgaTCTGGCTCCATTCTGTgatccagcctgtgctggagaaTGTTTAGTCTCCAGAAGAAGCGAGGGAGCAAGCTGACACAAAAACAACATTAATCCTTTatctctgtgtttgtttttccttttccatagAGAAATTCTAAATCCAAAGGATGTAATCACTGCCCAGTTTGATAACACGGACTCCAGTAAGGATTTCTGCAGCCAGTCTTGTCTGTCCACGTACGAACTGAAAAGGAAACCCATTGTCACTATCCACACCAACAGCATCTCCAGCAAGTGCAGCATGTGCCAGAAGAACGCAGTGGTAATTGCAAATTCCTTCATTTGAATTTCCTTAGATCAGCACAGCTCGCTGTCTGGGAGGTGAACACTCACATTCCTTGTGTCCCTGCTGAATGTTGTCCCTCTCCCCCCAGATCAGGCACGAGGTGAACTACCAGAACGTGGTGCACAAGCTGTGCAGCGACGCCTGCTTCTCCCAGTTCCGCTCGGCCAACAACCTGACCATGAACTGCTGTGAATACTGTGGGGGGTATTGCTACAGTGGCTCTGGGCAGTGCCACATCCTGCAGATAGAGGGACAGTCCAAAAAGTTCTGCAGTTCCATATGTGTGACGGCCTACAAGCAGGTATgtgggacaggacaagggggatcggcttcccactgccagagggaagggtcagatggggtttggggagaaattctcccctgtgagggctgggaggccctggcacaggttgcccagagaagctgtggctgcccctggatccctgggagttgcccctggagcaacctgggctagtggaaggtgtccctgcccatggcatggggtgggactggatgatctttaaggtcccttccagcccaaaccagtctgggattccacaattctgtgattctgtatttgGACTGAATACTAAAAATATGTCTTTGAGATTTTGGGTGTTCAGAAACACCCAGTGTATTAGTAGATTATGGCAGTTACTGGGTTGGTCTAAGGTAACTGCTTTTGCCATTTCATGGAGGAACAgagtcattaaggttggaaaagccctccaaggtcgtcaagtccaaccttcaaccCAATGTCATGGTGCCCATCAAACCATCTCACCAAGTGTCACATGCACTTgtgctttgaacacttccagggatgatgatttGCTTAATCTTTGCCCAGACATAttgctctgtttttcccttACCCCTGAACCAGCTACCAGAGAATTCCAGTGTGGGAGAAGACACAGTGGGACCCCCCAGCCCACTGTGACTGTTTTCAGTCTCTGAGATGCTCCCtgtttgagtattttttttattaaattaaattgtaGCCCTTAAATTAAGTGGAGAGGAAAAGTAATAATTAATTGATAATTatgattttaatttataaacttttcatatttattttttattataatgtATCCTCTTAAAGAGCTGACCATTTGAGGCaacattaatttgttttaatagcTCAGTTATTTTTGACTGACCTATCTTAATGCAATTACTTTAGGAAAAATTGCCCTCTGATAGGAGAGTGTAACTTCATTTTCTGACTTGACTCTGCTGTCCCATTATTCAGGCCACTTAGGCCAAGAAAGGcctaatgaattaaaaaaaccccacatggTAAACGTATTTCATCCAGAAAATTACCTCCAGCATTAGCTGCCCTCTGAAACAGAtctggaaatgaaattaaataagcTGGAAAGGATTTTATGCTGCTTTTGCATCACACATCAGAACCCCATATATGATAGTTCTCCTGAAAATACAGTATGTTCAATGCCTATAAGGTTAAGTctaatctatttttaattgaCTTTTAAACAGCATTCAACTCAATTGTCAGGTAGATTGTGATAGTTTCTGGggttttgtgggtgtttttaaATCCTTAAAAGCTTATACTCTGTTCTGTCCTGTGAACAGATAGAACAAAGTGCATTTTTAAGGCTGTCAAACTAAAATAGTCTGGTGTACTAATTCTCAAAGTTTTTTCTGAACTTAGAGACCTTAAAAAccttaaatacagaaaatgtgtcTGTGAAAGTCAGACTTCTCTCACCTGTAGTGTTTGCATTGGAGGCCTTCTCCCAGACAGCCTAGTACTGGTTAAAGTGGGGTGGGGAGGCAGCTCAAACCAGAACTCAAATAAGTGCATCTGCACCATGAATAACAGCTGTAAAACTGGTGTGGTTTCAAGCACACCAGCACATTTTATACATGTTTTATATGTTACTGATAATTCCCAGgttaataaaaatttttcaaaaaaattgaAACGAATGACCCATTTCCCTGTTCCCACAGAAGTCAGCTAAAATCACACCCTGCACACTGTGTAAGTCTCTGAGGTCTTCAGCCGAGATGGTGGAGAGCACAAATAATGTGGGGAAAACGGAATTGTTTTGCTCTGTGAACTGTTTGTCAGCATACAGAGTAAAAATAGTCTCTTCTGCAGGTAAGCTTGTCCTTTTACTTCTTTGGAAGCTTAATTTCACAATGCTCATACCCAGACTTTATATGTCCTGAAAGTTAAGGCTGATATTCTGTTTTTAGGGTGGCTTATAAGGGAAGTGCTGAGATGGGAACATAAATAAGGACTTTCTACTATAGGTAAACGTAGCAGTGACAGTACAGCcatttcagttttggttttagGGAGCTTAAACACGGTAATCAAccttaaatctgttttctgctcttgcaAGTGCAGCTGGTGGGTTTCCCAGCCACTTGTGTGGACATACACCATGTCACTGCTGGGGCTCCTCTGCCCTTGTTCTCTGGGGTGATGAGTTTGTTACCTCAGCCCAGTGTTGCAGGGAGCTAGGCAAACATCTTCTCAGCTATTTTTCTtgtggaaatagaaaaatgctTACTGACATCCTAGGGATACAGGGAGATTAATTAAATTTCTGGCAAGcaacaggcacagcagctgcagtgtcTGCTTCTGAATCTGCAGAAATGTCGTCTCGGGCTTCTCTCTGTACCTTGGCTCATCATTCAGACTGTTCTTGTATGCACGGTGCAAAATCATCTGTGATACAACCTGGTGTTGCATAaatcactttttcttctctgtttcacCCTCAGGTGTCCAAGTTCAGTGCAACAGCTGTAAAACCTCAGCCAACCCTCAGTATCACTTGGCCATGTCGGACGGGAGCATACGCAATTTTTGCAGCTACAATTGCGTGGTGGCTTTTCAGGTGTGGCATTCCAGGGTTTCCTCTTAGCTGAATTAACAGGACGCTAAGTCGGTGGTGGAAGTGTCAGGGGATGCTGGGTAAAGGATGTAACCTTGTAAAATAAAGCCTGATCCTTTGCTTCCCTGCAGAACTTGTTCAACAAGCCTTCGGGGCTGAAGTCGTCGGTGGTGCCGCTGTCGCAGGGTCAGGTCATCGTGAGCATCCCCTCGGGGACGGTGGTGTCAGCTGCTGGCACCACCTCCACGGTGTCCCCcagctccaccagcacctcagctgctgcagggctccaGAGACTGGctgcccagtgccagcaggTCACTTTTACCCGCCCTTTTGTAAAACTCAAGtgtcagcactgcagcagaTCGTTTACAACCAAACCCGAACTGCTTGACTACAAGGTAATCGAGATCAGGGCTTTTCAAGCTCTCTTTTCTCAGCAGAAATCCAAGGAATTGTGGTTTATGTGCACTGGTCTGTCAGTACTGCTCTGTTGCTTACTATGAGCTGCTATGGAGGGATTTGGAACTGATTTTGGTATTATTTAACAATTATCAAACTAAATGCTGATACGAGCTCTGTGGTCttaaaaccagggaaaaaaaaaaagaacacaaaaaaaccccaaactaagTGATTGCCTGGCTAAAGAAACACATTCCCATCTCTTGGACCCAGAGATGATCCTTTTAATCCAAGGGCAAAGCACACTGGTGAGGGTTTTCTGCAGAAAGTTCTGCTTTATTGTAAAGCTAAACGGGGAGATTCATTTGCTGGTGCTGTCTGTTGTTGATTTCCAAGGGTATAAATATGTTTCTGCGTTTTTATTAACGGTTAAAATGTATTATCTGGGATGTGACTCATTCAGACATTGAAACCAAAACATTCTGGCTGTGTTGCAGGGTAAAATGTTCCTCTTCTGTGGGAAGACCTGCTGTGATGAgtataagaaaaagaacagtgtGATGGCTTTGTGTGAATACTGCAGGTTTGAGAAAATTATCAAGGAGACAGTGAGATTCTCAGGCACAGATAAAACGTTCTGTAGTGAAGGTAAGAAAGGGCAAAACCCTATCTCAGAGAAATCAAGTGTTTTGCCTTAAAATTATTCGTGATGCTAAGAGaaatctaatatttttaagttaGAAATCTGGTTTTTTAGGTTTAGGAACACAGAACCTTCTTCACACTTAACATTTTAATGGTATGTTTGAACAAATTACTGCAGACATCACTAAATACAAGAACCAGAAGTGCTCAGTGGTTGTCTTTTTGGTGCTGAAGaatgtttttgctgtttccttttaGTTTGTAAACTGCTCTATAAACACGACTTGTCGAAGCGCTGGGGAAACCACTGTAAAATGTGCAGTTACTGTTTACAAACTGCCCCCAAACTGGTCCAGAATCACTTTGCGGGGAAAACGGAGGAATTCTGCTCGGAGGAGTGCATGTCTAAATTCACAGTTCTGTTTTACCAGGTGAGCAGTGTTGTCACATCCCCCAGCAGAGGTTTTTTGTCCACGTGCTCCTCGTTGGTGCTTCCAGGAGTGTTCAATTGGTCCCTCGCTCTCTTTTCCCAGATGGCAAAGTGTGATGGGTGTAAGAAGCAGGGCAAACTCGGCGAGTCCATCAAGTGGCAAGGGGAGATGAAGCATTTTTGCAACCTGCCTTGTATTCTGCTGTTCTGCAAACAGCAAAGTGTTCCTGACCCTCCACCCCCAAACAACACAGGTAACCCGGGCTGGGCGTGGTGCTGCCTGTTGGTGTGTGTGGCACTGAGGTGGATGTTTATGTGGAAACTCAGTTCAGTGAACTTTTTGAGATCTGTCTTCTCCTGGGGAGTTTGCCTGTTGCTGTTGGATGGGCTCAGCTTTAGATCTCTCTCACTTGAGGCAGTTTCAGACTTCTGTAGGTGTGAGGTGCAATTGCTTCATATGCCAAACAAATTTTAGAGAAGATGAAGCAAAAGCACTTGATTTTCAGACACTTCCATGAAAAAAAGGCCTGTTCTCTTGGGGCGAAATGTACTGATCTGGTGAAGACATGTTAAATATGTCACTTGTCTTGATAACACAGAGCAGATATGGTGGAATGTTAATTTTCAGTTAGCAAAAGCAATCAAGTGGTGAAATTAATAGAGTTAATGGCTGTAAATACAGACTCACATATATGCACTTAAAGCAGCCAGTTCTGGGCAGTCTGTGGGCATAGGAAGAGTTCCCATTTCTGTGTCATTAAGTGTTGATTGTTGGAAGTGTCATTCCCAAGGTTAATGAGGGCTGTAGCTGTTTCCTTGAGCAGGTGGAATGGAAATGAGGGTGGGAATGAAGCCCACTGGAACAGGAACTGAGTTTCTGTAGGGAATGAaaggcaaagggaaagaaaggccCACAAAgacaggaagaggaagggaaacaaGAAGCAGGAATATCACTGATCCTAAAGAGGGGCATAATCTCCCACTGAGTGATGGTGGCTGTAACAGTAAGGTACCCAAAACCAATAAAGTATATTAACTGGAAGTTTATAGTGTGCACCAGGCCACAGTCAGCTTTTCAGCTTGGTGCACATCTGCTGCTTACACTGGTGGGAgctcttttccccctcttgctttgtttgcttgtgGAACCAGCTCCTGTTtaaactgaaatgctgcagctttACACCTTCATCCCCTTCTCACAGCAGCCTTTTTCATCTGGAGATAAATCTGAAGGGGGGGTGTTGTTTCAGAAATGCTATTTTACAGATTATCTTActgcttattttcattttcttctgctcacTGTGTCCAGCAAACCTTTCCATGgcacctgcctcctcctcagGCCCTCCTTCTTTGAGAAAGGACTCAACCCCTGTCATAGCAAACGTGGTGTCCCTTGCAAGCACCCCAGCTGCCCAGCCTACTGTTAACTCCAACAATGTCTTACAGGGTAAGGCAGCTGAATACGATGCCTGTGCTTTTAAATCTCTATTCCTGAACATTTATATTTgctcagggatttttttcactgaggACAACAGCCACTTCTTCATTATTCTTCACGTCAGTGCAGGTGGTTGCATTTGTTCTCCCTTTATATAGGTGTAAATAATGACTTGAATTTATGTGCCTAAACAGGGAATGAGTTTTAATTGGAATTCTTTTTCTTGACCTTGGCAGAATATGGATTATGGTCCTTGATGATAAGTACACAGGTTAttgtatgggttttttttcttcacaggtGCAGTCCCTACTGTGACAGCAAAAATAATAGGAGATGTAAGTTTTACAAgagactcttttttttcctctctttcaccCAAATTGTATCAGTAACAAGTAAAGTATTTAAGAGTTTTGCACTGTCATTTTGGAACTGCTTTCCCTGGTTATGATTGGGCTTTAAAATTCATCCAGCTTgcagatgctttttaaaaaatagatagCACTTATATGGCATAAAAGTTCTGTTGTGTCTGCTGACAGATTGGATGATTTAAGGCAAAACCTGTCAGATTGTAGCTCTTGAGGTGTCTGTGGTTCTCAAGTAATTCAGTGGTTTCACATCACTTTACTCGGTGTTTTAGGTGTCTGTATCAGACTTTTAGTTATCAAAAGTATCTTAACTCCTTTTTATATCTTTGCCATCAGTAAGATTCCAAGGTCAAAAGTTTATAGTGGTTATTTGACTGCAGGAACCCAGTATTCCTGCAGATTTGTTCACTGCACTGTTAACAAAATTACCTCGTTTTGCAGTAGTTTTTTAAATGATCATTTTTATCAGCAAGTAGAGTTTTAAATTGTTCAACCTCCCACAGCAGAGATCAAACACTACTCTTATGTTGTCTTTCAAAGCAATATGGACTCTGCCctgattttgtgttttccaaACAGGCAAGTACCCAGACAGATGCCCTGAAGCTCCCATCATCAAAACCACCCAGGCTTCtaaaaaacaaagctttatTGTGCAAGCCAATCACACAGACTAAGGCCACCTCCTGCAAACctcacacacaaaacaaagaatgCCAGACAGGTGGGTATCTGGTCTCCTACCCCTGTTGTAAAAATCTGTATTGCAGTTGAGAGAGTAATACATGACTCATGTAGCAGAgtattatttaatgtattttaaaaccttaACTAGTTTTCAGGTGgttgtgtgttgtttttccaatgatttttggtttgttctgtttttggTGTAACAGAAGCAGCGCCTGTTCTGCCCCAGATCGTTGTGGTACCTGTTCCTGTACCAGTGTTTGTGCCAGTGCCCCTCCACCTCTACACTCAGTACACACCAGTTCCCCTGGGGATGCCAGTACCTGTAAGTTATGCTGCAGTTCACTACAGAAGTCAGTGGTTTCCAGTCTTGTTTGGTGTCCAGCACACCCAGCACAGTGTCACTGGGTGTTGTGTCTGCTCATTCGGGCAGCACTTGGAGTCCTTGAAGGCATTTCCCTCCCTATTGCATAATGTTTGGTTAAAAATCATCACACAAAACTGCCAGTTTGTAGGGAGAGCAAGAACAAGTTGTCCTGTCtggagttattttaaaattaatttcagtagtCCTGAAATATATGTAAGATTAAATGAGCGGAATCTCCCTTGTGTATTTGCTGTTTCCCTTCACCCCTAAAAATGGTCTGATATTTTCCACGTGTTCCATAGATACCAGTTCCCATGCCCTTCCCAACTACCCTGGATAATGCTGATAAGATCATTGAAAATATTCAGGATGGCAAGGAAAAGGTTTCCATGAATCCATTTGAAGCTGATCTCCTTCAGATGGCGGAAATGATTGCAGCAGATGcggagagagaaaaaacacactCTCATGGTGGTAGGTGGTGGTTTGCAAAAGGAGATGAAATGCAGTGAGGGGAAGGTCCTCTCCCCACAGagatttatttccctttcccctaTCCTGGGTGCTGATTTGACTTGTATTGACAGTAACAGGTTACTAGAGGTAGTAATCTCCAGATCAGTACATCGTGTGTTAGAAGGAGGAGCCAAAATCAAGAAGACAGAGCAGCTGttttaaagcagtattttcctATCAGGATTTTTATGGTGAGTTCTTGAAGGGTGGTGCAGGTCAGAGTGTGTTGGATAGTGACCAACTCATATAGTAAAAATTGAACAAGCTGAAAAGAGAtgaatagaatatttttatttgtccaAAGATGACTCAAACAACAAACAGGGAGGGATGGCAACCTTTGGAAAAACAAGCATAGGTTagttctgcatttctgtttccCCTGCAACAGCATGACCAAGGTAGAAAGCTGTTGGGAGAACTCCAGTGAAGGAGAAGACACATCAGTGTGTTAATATTATGAGCTAATACATAGTTTTTTGGTGTCCAAAGTATTTTCTATTAGTCGTGTAAGCTGTCAGTCATGTGTAGATACagatttccttctttctccaaagGATCTCAAACATCTGAGCACGAGCTCTTCCTGGACCCCAAGATATTTGAGAAAGGTCagtcagatatttttttttttttttttgcaagtggATATTGATCCTCTCACATCTTTTCTGGCAAACCCCTGGTTTCTGCCTTTCCCATGGTCTGTGATCCCTCTCCTTGCAGACCAGGGCAGCACCTACAGCGGAGACCTGGAGTCCGAGGCTGTGTCCACCCCCcacagctgggaggaggagcTGAACCACTACACCTTACGATCCAATGCCCTGCCAGAGCCCGAGCCAGAGCTGAAGCAGTTCTCCAAAGGGGATGTGGAACAGGACCTGGAGGCAGATTTCCCATCAGGTCAGTGCAATATGGAATAAAACTCACTGTCCTGTTGAAGCACACACGGTTTTCTGCGTGCATGTTGTACCAACAGCCTGCCTGTGTGTTTTCGTGGGGTGAAACTGGGTGTTTAAAGCTGCAGTTATTGATCAGCTCTACTAAAAAttactactttaaaaatattactggtATCTTTAAAGACAGCATTCTGCAGAACCCCTGACAGGAGTAGCAGGCAGCCTTGCTTGACTCCTTTGAACTCATCACTTCTGTGTCCCTGGGTGTAATCCATGTGAGTGGGGGGTAAGATCATGTTGCCTGAATAAATAAACCCACTGTTTCAGGGGGCTTTTTGCTTCTAGTGagaatttactttctttttacagaaaatgcatAGATTGCTTAGTCATTCAAATGTCAGCATTATTTGAACATACAGCTGTGATTGCCAAGTGTCAGGTGTTCCATAGTATCTCAGTGACAGTGACACTTCTACCTGGGCTGCTAAATCATGTAATTAAACTCTTCATGGTGTTGATTTGACTTCAGACTCATTTGACCCTCTCAGTAAAGGACTGGGTTTGCAGTCACGTTCGCGGGCAAGGCGGAGACACAGGGACGGCTTCCCACAGCCAAAAAGAAGGGTAAGGAAGCACTTCTGCAACTGGAATTTGAAATAATAACATCATATGCACTAATCTGAGCATCCGTGGATGAGGAGCCTGTTAAATGCTGATTGTTTTGCCTGCAGGGACGGAAGAAGTCTGTGGTTGCTGTGGAGCCCCGGAATCTCGTACAGGGCTCCTACCCCGGGTGCTCTGTGTCTGGGATGACCCTGAAGTACATGTACGGGGTAAACGCCTGGAAAAACTGGGTCCAATGGAAAAACGCACAGGAGGAACAAGGGGACCTGAAGTTTTCAGGTGAATTTGTCTCTCAGTGGAAACAGAAACACTCGTCGTGATATGTTGTTCAAGTGAAAATTAGGATTAGGTATCACTGAGGTTTGCAACATCCATGAGTGGAGAACAGATTTTGTGGAATACTGTCTTACATTTTtccatgcatttaaaaatcatggCTGTtacattgctttaaaaacaggCTGTAAAACATTAGAAATGTTGGTCTTTTAACCCCCGATTTGCCTTCATTTGCACGTAGTGGTTCTTCATTTGTAGCAGAGATGCCTCTTatgcagctgcagagcttttCTGAGCTAGTACAGAGTCATAGATTTATCAGGCCATAATTCTAAGTTGACAGCACCAACTTGGCCCCATCCTTTTCATCTGTAGCTGGCGCACTCCCAAGGTATTTGTTTGTCAGCAGAACTGTTTGCTGTAAAATAATTGTGTGCTACAACATCAAAATCTTAGCACCTTATCTCTAGGCTTCACAGCTGGAAAGAAACATTCCAAAAGTCTGTGCTGCAACTTGCCTGAAATTAACTTCATTGCTCCTCTTGTCTCACTGGGGTGACAGATAATAATGACATAAAatgtcacttttatttttccaatgatggattactttatttttttttccacaaaagccCAGCAGTCCTGGGATTTGGCAGTGTCTGACTCCCCTTTTGCCTGGTCTCAGATCTTACATCATTGCACTGAGTTTTGTGGGCAAATTTTCAGAGTCAAGCAGAGAATTGAAGTTAGGAATAGAACTGAGCTTTTTGGGGATGGTGAGGAAGAGAGCAAACCATAATAAATACTGTGTGCAATGTAAAGAACTAAGCGTGGCAGGACTTGTATAAGAAAGATCCCAGAGGGAAAAATTCTAATTAGGATGAGATCTGCTTTTTCATCTCTCATTTGGAATTTGTGTTGCCATTACATGAGAGCAGCTGGGGTTTATTTCCCAGAAGAGGAGTAATCACATGagttactgttttcttcttgtggCTAAGGAAGTAAATATTACAGTTATTTCCAGGAAACTGTGCCCACTCCCAGAAAGATTCCCTGCTTGCTTATTCCCAAGCAGGCACTTTATTTAAAGTGTGGAGCAGCCAAGCCTGGTGATTTCATTGTAGATCATTTGATTGATTCCTGGttgctctgcttccctttccAAATCCCCCACATCTCCCATTAaactcttccttccttcttcctttaaGAAGTCAGATTTGCTGCCCTCAATTATGTGCAGAACTATTAGGAAATGCTCAAGGCTCTCACTCCCCTGAGTccagctggagaggggaaaCCTCTTTGTCAGCTCATACAGGGCTGTTCATGTGTGAGAGGAGATTCAGGAGCTCTGCCTACGTGAAATAATAAGGAATGTGTGAAGGTTTAATCTGTTGAATTAATTGTTCCAATGATTTTCCTGGCCCCAGTTCATCCTGTGAAGCTCAAGGAGGACATTCTCTCGTGCACTTTTGCTGAGCTGAGCTTTGGCTTGTGCCAGTTTATTCAAGAGGTGCGGAGACCAAACGGAGAAAAATATGATCCTGACAGCATCTTATACTTGTGCCTTGGAATTCAGCAGGTAACTCCAAGGATTTGGGGGATGCTGGGAACAGACAGAACTTGCTCTGGTTATTTATGCTTTACGTCCATAGTCCCACACAGCAACTTGGGTTTTGTAGAGGAGGCAACAGTGTCTCTTTTTCGTGCTTTATTCTTTGtcttaattctgtattttactgATTTGTCTTGACTTTTTTATGCTTAGAGTGACCAAGTTCTTCTGTCCTTGTAGGAATGTGATGTGGGGGGCTGGATGTTTCTGCCTAGGCACAAACCTTTGGATTTGGAACCTTTTTGGTCCTATTTAATATATAGGAAAGGTTTGCTGTAGGGTGGGATGTTTTAGATCTAAAATAATTGCATGATGCTCTTCTAATATATAAAAGTTTACATGGGAGGGGTTACCCAGGGAAGACTCTCAGTGGCAAGACCTGTTGTGTCCTGAAGTATCCTCTCTGCAATGTTATTTAATCACAAACTGTGTGTCTCCCTGTTTTTTCTCTCGTAGTACCTATTTGAGAATGGTAGAATAGACAACATTTTTACTGAGCCCTATTCCAGGTTCATGATTGAACTtacaaaacttctgaaaatctggGAACCTACAATTCTTCCAAATGGTAGGGCAATTCTTTTGTTTGGTGTAGCTGCATGATGAAGCTCTGtcataaattaatgttttctcaTGCTCAGTGTTATAGGAATTACACATTTTTGGAGTTGGCTGATTGTGGTTTAATACAGTGAAATTAGAACTTAGTGAGGATCTGCTGGTGTCTGCAGTGTTCCTTTGTATCCTTCCCTTCAGGTGTTGGAACATCATGCTGTTCCACAGCTTGGttctccatgtccctcctgtgtTTCTGCATAGAGAATTCTGATTTTATTGGATTAAAATTGCTTACAATAGGTGTGAATTTGGCCTGATATAGGGTTCATCAGTATAGGTTGGCTGAAAGAGGACTTCAAAGCATAaataactattttctttctttatttgcCCGTTCTTTCCAGGTTATATGTTCTCAAGAATTGAAGAGGAACACTTGTGGGAGTGTAAGCAGCTGGGTGCATATTCCCCCATCGTTTTGTTGAACACCCTTCTATTCTTCAACACCAAATACTTCCAACTAAAGAATGTCAGTGAGCACCTGAAACTGTCCTTTGCCCATGTTATGAGGCGCACCCGAACTCTGAAGTATAATACTAAGATGACATATTTACGTTTTTTCCCACCCTTTCAAAAACAAGAGGTAGAATCAGGTGAGTGCTCTCTGACCATCGGGGTTTGGGCAATCAGGTTTGTGTTGTCTGGATCACAGAATTCATTGTGTTGTCtggttcttttttaaaaagggctggggagaaaaaaatgtgttattcaGTAAGCAGAGCTATGCATATGCTGTTCTCCTGGacatttccagtatttttcacTGGTTTAATAGTATTTTATAGCATCCTTGACTTGCATGAAGTTTTATTAACTACTGCATGAGTTAAAGGCCTCTTCTGAAGTCCTTTTCTCAGCACTTCCATATTCTCGAGGTTTCAAGGTCCAGACCCTCACTGTGCCTTTTTAATTCCCAGATTTGTCCTGGGTCTGTGTTGGGAACAGACCTGGCAG encodes:
- the ZMYM4 gene encoding zinc finger MYM-type protein 4 isoform X5, which gives rise to MAEAKEEGPGPRRFEDKSDAVFDITEKCGEILDAEMSEDTDNLTPALDSLSYGISNRTGAENSLQVHNQVEETLRTQLAPQTPETNFRESSYLFSSKESIGQELGNSFARNIRIKEEPLDDEYDKAMAPQQGLLDKIKDEPGNSEEYGQQPKSQEGELKISAVFSVSGNPVAPQLSSGFQPAVASSGMSKMLPSVPSTAVRVSCSGCKKVLQKGQTAYQRKGSTQLFCSTLCLTGYTTPVSRPPASTKKTCSSCSKEILNPKDVITAQFDNTDSSKDFCSQSCLSTYELKRKPIVTIHTNSISSKCSMCQKNAVIRHEVNYQNVVHKLCSDACFSQFRSANNLTMNCCEYCGGYCYSGSGQCHILQIEGQSKKFCSSICVTAYKQKSAKITPCTLCKSLRSSAEMVESTNNVGKTELFCSVNCLSAYRVKIVSSAGVQVQCNSCKTSANPQYHLAMSDGSIRNFCSYNCVVAFQNLFNKPSGLKSSVVPLSQGQVIVSIPSGTVVSAAGTTSTVSPSSTSTSAAAGLQRLAAQCQQVTFTRPFVKLKCQHCSRSFTTKPELLDYKGKMFLFCGKTCCDEYKKKNSVMALCEYCRFEKIIKETVRFSGTDKTFCSEVCKLLYKHDLSKRWGNHCKMCSYCLQTAPKLVQNHFAGKTEEFCSEECMSKFTVLFYQMAKCDGCKKQGKLGESIKWQGEMKHFCNLPCILLFCKQQSVPDPPPPNNTANLSMAPASSSGPPSLRKDSTPVIANVVSLASTPAAQPTVNSNNVLQGAVPTVTAKIIGDASTQTDALKLPSSKPPRLLKNKALLCKPITQTKATSCKPHTQNKECQTEAAPVLPQIVVVPVPVPVFVPVPLHLYTQYTPVPLGMPVPIPVPMPFPTTLDNADKIIENIQDGKEKVSMNPFEADLLQMAEMIAADAEREKTHSHGGSQTSEHELFLDPKIFEKDQGSTYSGDLESEAVSTPHSWEEELNHYTLRSNALPEPEPELKQFSKGDVEQDLEADFPSDSFDPLSKGLGLQSRSRARRRHRDGFPQPKRRGRKKSVVAVEPRNLVQGSYPGCSVSGMTLKYMYGVNAWKNWVQWKNAQEEQGDLKFSVHPVKLKEDILSCTFAELSFGLCQFIQEVRRPNGEKYDPDSILYLCLGIQQYLFENGRIDNIFTEPYSRFMIELTKLLKIWEPTILPNGYMFSRIEEEHLWECKQLGAYSPIVLLNTLLFFNTKYFQLKNVSEHLKLSFAHVMRRTRTLKYNTKMTYLRFFPPFQKQEVESDKLSVGKRKRSEDEESPTAVEMAENTENPLRCPVRLYEFYLSKCSESVKQRSDVFYLQPERSCVPNSPMWYSTLPIDPGTLDIMLTRILMVREVHEELAKVKSEDSDIELSD